One region of Zingiber officinale cultivar Zhangliang chromosome 7B, Zo_v1.1, whole genome shotgun sequence genomic DNA includes:
- the LOC122003541 gene encoding proline dehydrogenase 1, mitochondrial-like, translating into MASATKFSAIASRALSSRRLSSSASSLAAEVPSAPLDLADTRRLFASVPTSALVRSLATLSALAAAPLVDLGTAALRASTAAKERNLLRAAVFATARATVHRHFCAGEGVEEAARTVREMWAGARLRSILDYGMEDADDGTACDRNLAGFLRAVEMASSLPIASASVCVKITAICPISLLERVSDQLRWEQRDPSFPLPWRTNSFPVLCRSSPLYLTPREPEPLSEVEEDGLQLALQRLSTICQRCVEANTPLLIDAEYSSVQPAIDYFTYKAMQEFNRSEQPIVYGTIQTYLRDAKERMVSVVEAAEEEGFSLGVKLVRGAYLTRETKSSSSMGAPSPLHASIQETHECFDSCASFMMERVSRRPGAVVLATHNVQSGQAAATKAEELRIGKDDQKLQFAQLMGMADGLSLALKNAGFQVSKYVPFGPVEQVIPYLLRRAEENRGFLSTSSADRKFIRKELLRRLVAAMARRT; encoded by the exons ATGGCAAGCGCCACTAAATTCTCCGCAATTGCCTCCCGCGCGCTCTCCTCCCGACGCCTCTCTTCCTCCGCCTCCTCCCTCGCCGCCGAGGTCCCGTCCGCTCCGCTCGACCTCGCCGACACCCGCCGGCTCTTCGCCTCGGTCCCCACCTCCGCCCTCGTCCGCTCCCTCGCTACCCTCTCCGCCTTGGCCGCCGCCCCGCTCGTCGACCTCGGCACCGCGGCGCTCCGGGCCTCGACGGCGGCGAAGGAGCGGAACCTCCTCCGGGCAGCCGTATTCGCCACAGCCCGCGCGACGGTGCACCGCCACTTCTGCGCCGGCGAGGGGGTCGAGGAGGCGGCCCGCACGGTGCGGGAGATGTGGGCGGGGGCGAGGCTGCGGTCGATCCTGGACTACGGTATGGAAGACGCCGACGACGGCACAGCCTGCGACCGAAACCTCGCCGGGTTCCTCCGCGCCGTCGAAATGGCGTCGTCTCTTCCGATCGCTTCC GCAAGTGTATGTGTAAAGATCACAGCTATTTGCCCGATTTCATTGCTAGAAAGAGTTAGTGATCAATTGAGATGGGAGCAAAGAGATCCATCGTTTCCACTTCCATGGAGGACTAATTCATTCCCGGTTCTTTGCCGTTCCAGTCCCCTCTATCTCACACCTCGTGAGCCAGAGCCCCTCTCAGAGGTCGAAGAGGACGGCCTCCAACTCGCCCTCCAAAGATTATCAACGATTTGCCAAAGATGCGTAGAAGCCAATACCCCTCTCCTAATTGATGCAGAGTACTCATCAGTCCAACCTGCAATCGATTACTTCACATATAAGGCAATGCAAGAGTTCAACCGCAGCGAGCAACCTATAGTGTACGGCACAATCCAGACTTACTTGAGGGATGCCAAGGAGAGGATGGTGAGCGTCGTTGAAGCTGCAGAGGAAGAGGGGTTCTCTCTAGGGGTTAAGCTTGTGAGAGGTGCCTATTTGACCAGAGAGACCAAATCGTCGTCCTCCATGGGCGCGCCATCTCCTCTACATGCGAGCATTCAAGAAACACACGAGTGCTTTGATAGTTGCGCTTCCTTCATGATGGAAAGAGTCAGCAGAAGACCCGGTGCAGTTGTTCTCGCCACCCACAATGTTCAATCTG GGCAAGCGGCTGCGACGAAGGCAGAGGAGCTGAGGATCGGAAAAGATGATCAGAAACTGCAATTCGCACAGCTGATGGGGATGGCAGATGGGCTTTCGTTGGCACTCAAGAATGCAGGTTTCCAAGTGAGCAAGTACGTGCCCTTTGGGCCGGTGGAGCAGGTCATACCTTATCTCCTTAGGAGAGCGGAGGAGAACAGAGGATTCCTTTCCACCTCTTCAGCAGACAGAAAATTCATAAG GAAGGAGCTGCTGAGAAGGCTTGTGGCAGCAATGGCTCGAAGAACTTGA